GACCCGGTTCAGGTCGAGCAGGTACTCGGGCCGCCGGTGGTCGAAGTTGATCTCGACCATCACATCGGTGCCGCCCGCAATGGGCACAGCGGTGGGGTGCTCAGCCTTGGCGGCGAGCGCCTCCTCCCAGCTGGCGGGGCGAAGGAAGTCCATGACCGGCTCTCTTCTGCGTCTCGTGGGTGGTACGGATCGAGCCAGATCGTGTGCGGCGGGCCCGGCTCGTTCATGAGTTGTTCACGCGGAGTGGGGCCAGTACACAGCGACGTGCTCCGACGGGGTCAGTCACGGAAACTCTGAAGGAGTTGGCTGGTCGGGGCGGGCATCTTGTAGATTCGTATGAACGGAGGGCCTCAGTAACCTCCATGTTTTCCTGTGGAAACGCGCGACACACTGGGCGTGACCTGGGACACAGCCCGAGGGGCGGTGCGCGGAGCACACCGGCCCCACCGGACAGGCGCCTCCCGCACAGGGGCCTCACTGTTCATCGTAGATTTCGAGACAAAGATCGGCGGCGACGAGAATGCGGCTGCGCGCACTGCTGGACACCGACGCGCTGGGCCTGCGGCTGCTCGGCGGCGAGGACGAGCTGGACCGCACCGTACGCGGTGTGATGACCACGGACCTGCGGGATCCGAGCCGCTATCTGTCGGGCGGCGAGCTGGTGCTCACGGGGCTGGCGTGGCGAAGGGACGCCGCCGACTCCGACGCGTTCGTGCGGATCCTGGTGCAGGCCGGGGTGGCGGCGCTGGCGGCGGGCGAGGCGGAGCTCGGCGATGTGCCGGACGACCTGGTGCAGGCCTGTACGCGCAACCGGCTGCCGCTGTTCGCGGTGCACGAGTCGGTGGCGTTCGCGACGATCACCGAGCATGTCGTACGGCAGGTCAGCGGCGAGCGGGCCGGTGACCTGGCGGCCGTGGTGGACCGGCACCGCCGGATGATGACCTCGGGCCCGGCGGGCGGCGGCCCGGACGTCGTCCTGGACCTGCTCGGCTCCGACCTGGATCTGCGGGCCTGGGTGCTGTCGCCGACCGGGCGGCTGATCGCGGGCTCCAAGACCACGGGCCCGGCGCTGCCCGCCGACATCTGCGCGAAGCTCGCGGCGGAGCATCTCGCGGCCGCCCGCACAGGCCGGCGCGGCCCGCACCGGCTGACGCTCGGCTCGACGACGTACTCGCTGTTCCCGGTCCGCAGCAGCGGACGCTCCCCGCAGGCCTCGCGGGACGTGCGCGAGACGGTGCTGTCGGACTGGCTGCTGGCCGTCGAGGCGGACGCCGGGGACTGGCCGGAGGAGCGGCTCGACCTGCTCCAGGGCGTCACCCAGCTGATCGCGGTCGAGCGGGACCGCAGGGACGCCGCCCGCACGGTGCGGCGGCGGCTCGCCCAGGAGATCCTGGAGCTGGTCCAGACGGGCGCGGCGCCCGCCGAGATCGCCGCGCGTCTGCGCGTCGCCGCGCCGGTCCTGCTGCCCGGTCTGGGGGCGGCACCGCACTGGCAGGTCGTCGTGGCCCGCGTCGAGTGGGACGGCGGGGACATCGAGGGCGGTGTGGTCGCCCAGTCGCTGCTGGAGGAGATCCTGGTGGACCCGCTGGCCGGCGGCACCGAGCCGTCCGACCGGATCGCGGTCGCCCACACCGGCGACGAGGCCATCGCGCTGGTCCCGCTGCCCGCGATGTCGACCGAGCACGACGGCTCCGAGACGGGCATCCTCGCCGACGTCCTGCTGGAGTCCGTACGGGACCCGCTCGCCGCCGGGCTCGACGACGACGGCCGGGTCACGCTGGGCGTCAGCGCGGCCGTGCACTCGGCGGAGGGGCTGCGCGGCGCGCTGGAGGAGGCCCGGCACGCCCGCCGGGTGGCGGCGGCCCGGCCCGGCCGGGTGTGCGCGGCGGGCCACCAGGAGCTGGCCTCGCACGTCCTGCTGCTGCCCTTCGTCCCGGACGACGTCCGCCGGGCGTTCACGGCCCGTCTTCTGGACCCCCTGCGGGACTACGACCGTCGGCACCGCGCGGAGCTGATCCCGACCCTGGAGGCGTTCCTCGACTGCGACGGCTCCTGGACCCGCTGCGCGACCCGGCTCCACCTGCACGTCAACACACTGCGCTACCGGGTGGGGCGAATCGAGCAGTTGACGAGTCGTGACCTTTCCCGGCTGGAGGACAAGCTGGATTTCTTCCTGGCGTTGAGGATGAGCTGACATCCGGCGCCGCCGGGGATCCCACGACTTTGTGAAATCCTTCACCCACCCTCTTGGCCGGGCCCCGGAATTCGTGCTGAGATGCGGCCACCACTCAACAGCTCAATGGTGTGCCGGGGAGGGCGAGGTGGCGTATACCGCCATGTCTGGTAACGGAACGACCCCTGACGATCCACTCCAGACCGCGGTATGGCGGCTGCGCTCACGCGCCTGCTGGGCCGACGCGGCAGCCCTGCTCCAGCCGGTGGGCGCGGACGCGGCGTTGCAGCGGGCCGCGCTGCTGGTCGAACGGTGTCTCTACACCGAGCAGGGCTGGGAGGAGGCCGAGGACGCGCTGCGCACGGCCGAGGCGCTGGCCCACACCGACGACGAGCGGGGCGCCGCCGCTTGTGAAAGAGGGCAACTTGCGTACGCGGCCACGCTGCACCAGGTCCGCGACCGGGCCGACGAGGCGCGGGCCGCGCTCGGGCGGGCGGCGGCGCTGATCGCTCCGGGGGCGCCGGGGCGGGCCCTGCTGGACTTCCGGCGCGGGCTCCTCGCCGAGAACCTCACCCGCTCGCCGCAGGCCGCGCGGGCGGCGTACCGGCGGGCGCACGCGGGAGCGGTGGCCCACGCCGATCCCCTTCTGCTGTCCTTCACTTGGCGCCATCTCGCCGGACTCGCCCTGCGGGACGGGGAGTTGGCGGAGGCGCGGCACGGCTTCAGCGAATCGCTGCGGATCCGGGAGGAGTTGGGCTACCTGGTCGGCACCGCTCCGGCGCTGGCCTCGCTGGCCGACGCGGAGGTGGAGCCGGAGGCGTCCCGCCTCCGGGAGGAGGCACGGCGGCTGTTCCGCCTGCTGGGCGGCGTACCGACGTGGCTGTCACGCCAGTTGGCACCACTGCCACCGGCAGCGGGGGCGGCAACGGCCTGAGCGGTGCGGGCGGGATGCGCCACTCGGCTCAGCCCGCCACCCGCGAAGTGCTCCCCCGCTCGACTCAGCCCACCCCCGTGAAGTGCTCCCCCACCAGCGCTCGCACCACGTCGGGAATTCCGGCGATCAACGCGTCCAGCAGGGCGGTGTGTTCCGCCGCGTCCGCGACCAGTTCGGCTCGGCCGCGTGCGGCCGGGCCGCCGGTCAGGGGCCACTGGGCGCGGCGGTGGAGGTCGTCGGCGATCTGGACCAGCTGTTCGTTGCCGGCGAGGGCGAGGACCGCGCGGTGGAAGGCGCGGTCCGACTCGGCGTACGTCGCCCGGCAGCCGGTCGACGCGGCCCGCACCGTGGCCTCGGCGACCGGTCGCAGTTCCGCCCAGCGCTCGGCCGGCACCGTACGCGCCAGCCGCAGTACGACCGGCACCTCGATCAGGGCGCGGACCTCGGCCAGTTCCGCCAGCTCCCGGGCGCCCCGCTCGACGACCCTGAAGCCGCGGTTGGGGACGACCTCGACGGCGCCCTCCAGCGCGAGCTGCTGCATGGCCTCACGGACGGGCGTCGCGGAGACGCCGAAGCGCTCGCCGAGGACGGGCGCCGAGTAGACCTCGCCGGGGATCAGCTCGCCGGTCACCAGCGCGGTGCGCAGGGCGTCGACGATCTGTCCGCGCACGGAGGCCCGCTGGACGAGGGGCCGGGCGCGGTGTTCGGCGGACACGGAGGGCGGCGACACCGGCGGCTGCTCTGCGGGGACCACGGAGGACGGCGTCGGCAAGGGGTGCTCGGCGGGCGGGCGCCCGCCCCGGGCCTTCGGTACGGCGTCGGCGGCGCGGGTGCGTTCGACCTGGGGCTCCGGCAGCGCGCCGTGGGCACGCGCCTGCGACGGCACCCGTACCGGCCCGGTGATCTCCGTCCCGGTGGAGCCCTGTGTGCCCTGCTTCACAAGGAGCCTCCTCCGGACGTGTCGGTACTTGGGGTCATTACGACGGGTTGCTACTCACCCGTCAAGCACCTTAGGCGCAGAAGCCGATGGTTCAAAGCGTGATGATCTTGGGTAAGGTTAGCCTTACCTTTAGAACGTCTGTGCAACGCGGTCGCACAACTGTCCTGGATTGGTGGCCCCACATGCCCGCTCCCGGCTCGGCCCTCACAGACGCCTACAACCGTCTGACCGAGGTCTTTCCGGGCATGACGGTGCGCGAGCTGGGGCCGGCGGAGCCGGCACCCCGGGGCGGGGGATGGGTCGGAGCCCACGCGCTCGCGGCGGGCGGGGACGGCCTCGACGCCTTCCTGGTGTGGGACGACGCACAGGTCCGGCGCGATCACGGACGCCCCGGCCGGCCGGACGTCATCGCGAGCTTCGGACTGCACCGGTACGCCTGGCCCGCGTGTCTGCTGATCACCCTGCCCTGGTTCCTGCACCGCCGGGTGCCGCGCTTCCCCGTGACGCGGGTGTCGTACGACCGGACCCGGGGCCCGATGGACTTCGCCGTACGGGCCGGCGCCTTCGCCTGTCTGCCGGGTGATCCGGCCGCGGCGCTGCCCGGTGCCCGGGTGATCCCGGACGAGGAGGCGCTGCGTGCCGAGGTGCGGGACGCCGTCGCCGAGCACATGGAGCCGCTGCTCGCCGGGTTCGGACCGCGGATGCGGCGACGCGGGCGGGCCCTGTGGGGCATGGTGACCGACGAGGTGGTCGAGGGACTCTGGTACGTCGCCGGACTGCTCGGCGAGCACGAGCGGCGGCGGGCGGAGCGCGAGCTGGAGCTGCTCCTGCCGGGCACGACCAAGCCGTACGTCGGCTCGGCGGCCTTCCGTGAGCTGAGCGGACCGGCCGGCGAGCCGCTGCCCACCCGGGACCGGATCAGCTGCTGCATGTACTACACCCTCGAACCGCAGGACACGTGCGCCACCTGCCCGCGCACCTGCGACGCCGACCGGGTCGTCAAACTGCTGGCGGCGGCAGCCAGTTGAGGGACCCCGCGGAACGGTCGCATCCACCGGTCCCGTAAGATCATCCGTGAACAGGACTCCCGTACGACTCCCGGCCGGTTACAGGGGATTCACAATTTCCTCACCTGCCGCAGGAACTTTCCGTGGAACCACCCGTACGGGTAGTCTTATTCGAACTCAACTCCCGCCCCTCACGCGGCAGTTCGAGCAGAACGCCGCCCTGGGCAATCCCTTGCACCTCCTTGGCGGCCTCTTGCCCCGAAACCCCCTGAGGGCCGGTGGGATTGGGCCACTATGGCGGGCGTTACGCCCTATCCCAATGCAAGGGACCCCAGATGAGACTGACCGACATATCGCTGAACTGGCTGCTTCCGGGCGCCGTACTGCTCCTGGGCATGTTGGCGGCGATGGCGGTGCTGGCGCGGAGCAAGCGGTCCAGCGGGGAGCACGCTAAGGACGACTCGTGGGAGCGCAGCGAGGAGCGCCGCAGGCGCAAGGAAGCCATATACGGCACCGCCTCCTATGTCCTCCTCTTCTGCTGTGCGGCGGTCGCCGCCGCCCTCTCCTTCCATGGCCTGGTCGGCTTCGGCCAGCAGAACCTGAACCTGTCCGGCGGCTGGGAGTACCTGGTCCCCTTCGGCCTGGACGGCGCGGCGATGTTCTGCTCGGTGCTCGCGGTGCGTGAGGCCAGCCACGGTGACGCGGCGCTCGGCTCCCGGATACTGGTGTGGACGTTCGCGGGTGCCGCGGCCTGGTTCAACTGGGTGCACGCGCCCAGGGGCCTGGGCCACGACGGCGCGCCGCAGTTCTTCTCCGGCATGTCCCTTTCCGCGGCCGTCCTGTTCGACCGCGCGCTGAAGCAGACCCGCCGGGCGGCGCTGCGCGAGCAGGGCCTGGTGCCCCGTCCGCTGCCGCAGATCCGCGTGGTCCGCTGGCTGCGGGCGCCGCGTGAGACGTACAAGGCCTGGTCGCTCATGCTCCTGGAGAACGTGCGCAGCCTCGATGAGGCGGTCGACGAGGTCCGCGAGGACCAGCGCCAGAAGGAGACGAACCGGCTGCGCCGCCGCGAGGCGGACCGTCTGGAGCGGGCCCAGCTCAAGGCCATCAGCCGGGGGCACCGCGGATTCATCGGCCGCGGCGGCGGCCGGCAGGTCGAGACCCAGGCCCTGGAGCGGGGCGGCGACCGAGCCACCGCGGAGCCTGCCATATCTACGACGCCGGAACAGCTGCCCGTGCGCTCGCGTCCGTCCCTTCAGCCGGTCCGTCAAGGCACTGAGCCGATCACCGTCGACCTCACCGCGGAGGACGACACCATGGCCCTGCCGCGGCTCGACTCCCTGGAGCGCAAGCTCAAGGACCTTGAGCAGCAGTTCGGTTAAGGCCTTCGGGAACCACGCGAGGGGGGTACGGCCGGGTGGCCGTACCCCCCTCGCGTCGTGTCGGTCACGCGGCGCCCGCGTCGAGTTCGAACCACACCGCCTTCCCCACCCCGTGCGCCCGTACGCCCCACGCGTCGGCGAGGGACTGGACGAGGAACAGGCCCCGGCCGTGCGTACCGTCGTCGGCGTTCGGTACGCGCAGTCTGGGCCTGCGAGCCACGAAGTCCCGTACCTCCACCCGTAGTCCACGGGGTCCGACGGTGGCCGTCAGGACCGCGTCGTGGTCGGTGTGGACGAGTGCGTTGGTGACGAGTTCACTCGTGAGCAGCTCCGCTATCTCCGATCGTCCGGGCCTCCCCCATGGCCCCAGCAACTCGCGCAGTGCGCGGCGTACTTCAGGTACCGCCCGCAGATCCGCCCGCCCGAGTCTGCGCCGTAGCGATACGGCCGGCGCCGGTTCTCCGACGCTCACGGCCCTGTCCTCCACCGTCTCCACCGAGAAGGCCCCGATCGCCGTGGGACCGCCTCCTCGTGCCTGCCTCTTCATGACCCCCGCCCGCGTGCCGATGTCGGTTCCCCTCCTGCTCGAACACGTTCACGGGGATCCATGCCCCCGTCGTTCACGCCGCAGTCATGTCGAATCGTCAACGACCAGGTGTTCGGCCACGGTTCACGGCTTCGACACCCACCGCTCAGCACCCGCTGCACCGCCTTTCGATCCGGCTTCGAGGGGCCGTGCGGCACGTCCGGACCGCGGTGGCGACGGGGCCGGGGCGGGTGCCGGGAGGGGCCGTGCACGGGGGCCGGCGCGGGGCGGGCGTGCCGGTGGTTCCCCCGGTTGGCATGTGCCGCGCGGGCCGCGGGCCGGGGCGAGGGCCTGCGCGGGCGGCGGGTGGCGGGGAAAGGGCTGGTCGACGGGGCCGTTCCGGTTGGCGCCGGCACAGAGTCCGGTGCCTGCCGCGGGACGGACGGGACACCGGGGCCGGCCCGGGTTCCCGGTACGGACATCGTTCTACGACACGGTAGGCGTCCGGCTCGACGACGTACCGTGCGGAACCGGCGCCCGACGGTGAGCGCGGCCGGGGCCGTGCATCCGGCCTTGGTCGCGGCCGGCCGACCCGGCGGTCCGGCGGGGCTTCGGGCCTACGCACGCGGGAGACACCCTGACCGGCGGGCCTCGGACGAACTGCCCATGCGCGTCTGCCCGGGCGGCCGTACCCGGCCGGGGACACGCACCCGCGGACAGAACCCGTCAGGCCGCTCCGGCTGCTGTTTTACCCGGCGTTGAAACTGGCCTGAATTCGCCCGCCCCGCACCGGGCTTGCCGCGGAGGCCGCCCTCCCGACCCCCGTGGCGAGAGGGCGGCTCCGCTTCTTTCGGTTGGCCTCGGTGAAGCGGTCGGCCTCAGTAGAGCTTGTCGACGGCCTTGGTCGTCGTCTTGCGGAACGCCTTCACCGGTGCGTCGGCGAAGTCGCCCAGCTGTGCCCACTCCACGACGGTGACGGTTCCGCCGTCCCGGCCGACGGAGAGCAGATGGATGTCGGAGGAGCCCCAGGAGCCCTCGATGTGCAGACCGTGCACGCGGGCGCCCTCCTCGACCGGCAGCGCGCCGTAGTTCCGGTGTGTGGCCTCGATCTCCGGGTCGGCCTGCTCCAACTGCGTGGCGCAGGTCCTGATGTCCTTGTTCAGGCGGGTGGCGAGGGCCTTGGCCTTGCCGTTGTCGCCGACGACGATCGTCAGTTGCAGGGCACCGGTGTCGAGGTCGGTGCGGAAGGCGCGGTACCGGGAGTCGTAGCCGGGCAGCGTCTCCCGGAGGCAGGACAACAGGTTGTCCGGGACGCCGTCGGTGACCTTGCCGGCCGTCCAGGAGGACGAGGGGTGCGGCGGCAGCTCGGACGCCGCCAGGAACTTCGGAGCGGGCTTCGGAGCGGCGTCCGCGGGTGAGGCGAGCGTCGCGCCGAGGGCGAGTCCGGTGGCGGCGACGGCGAGGAGCGCGCCGGCTCGGGTGCGCATGGGCATGGGTGTCCCCCGTGTACGAGTGAGTGCGAGAAGCATGTGGACATGCGTGCGAGTAAGTAGCGTGTCGCTCCGGGGTGGTTGGTCGGTCCGTCCCGCTCGGTGCGACACCAAGAGCATCAGCGGTCACAGGCGTCCGGCGCAACAGCTGACGGCCGTTGTGTGCCGGTGGAACCATCCCAGGCCATGTGACGTGCAGGTATGTGAGTGCCTGGGACAAGCGACGGGGGGCGGGACAACGGTGTCGGAACAGGAGGACGCAGCCTCGGTGGCGGCGTTCGCGGCGCTGCTCACGCGGCTGAAGGAACGCACGGACCGCAGCTACGGGCAGTTGGCCCGCCGGCTGGCCATGAACACCTCGACGCTGCACCGCTACTGCGCCGGGGAGACGGTCCCGCTGGACTTCGCCCCCGTGGAGCGGTTCGCGGCGCTGTGCGGGGCGACGCCGGAGGAACGGCACGAACTCCACCGGCGCTGGCTGCTCGCGGTGGCGGCACGGCAGCGAACGCGTCCGCAGGAGCCCACGCCGACGCCGACGGCGCCCCCGGTCGAACCGGCCGTCGAGGCGAACGAGGCCGATCCGGTCACCGTCGTCCGGGCCCCCGAGCCGCCCCGCCCCTGGTACCGCCGACGGCGGGTCCTCGTGGCGTCGGCCGTGGCGGTCGCGCTGATCGCCACGCTCGGCAGTCTGTCCGCCCTGTCGGACGACCGCTCCTCCGCGGCCGACTCCGTGCGCCCCACCGATCCGGCCCTGTCCACCTCGGCCGCCCCCGCGTCACCCGGCCCCACCTCGTCCAGGAAGAAGCCGAGTGCGTCCGCCTCCCCGAGCCGGGGGACCCCGTCGCCGTCCGGCTCCGGCACGGGCCGGCCGCGTCCCGGCACGTCCGCCAAGGGCGGCGGCAGCCCCACCGGCGGCGCCGCCCCGGGGGCCGCGGTGCCGCTGTCCTGGACCGTCAACTCCCATGTCTGGAACGCGGGCTGCGGCCATCACTACGTCATCGACAAGCCGTCGGCGCAGGTGCCACCGCCGCCGGTCGCGCAGGACGCCGCGACCTGGGCGGCGGCACAGGGCGCGCTGCACGGCGGCGAGACGATGGTGCAGGTCTCCGTGCAGGGGCGGAGTTCCACGGCCGTGGTCCTGGAGGCGCTCCGCGTGCGGGTGGTCGGACGTTCGGCCCCGGCCCAGGGCAACTCGTACGCCATGGACAACG
This DNA window, taken from Streptomyces sp. NBC_00663, encodes the following:
- a CDS encoding GntR family transcriptional regulator translates to MKQGTQGSTGTEITGPVRVPSQARAHGALPEPQVERTRAADAVPKARGGRPPAEHPLPTPSSVVPAEQPPVSPPSVSAEHRARPLVQRASVRGQIVDALRTALVTGELIPGEVYSAPVLGERFGVSATPVREAMQQLALEGAVEVVPNRGFRVVERGARELAELAEVRALIEVPVVLRLARTVPAERWAELRPVAEATVRAASTGCRATYAESDRAFHRAVLALAGNEQLVQIADDLHRRAQWPLTGGPAARGRAELVADAAEHTALLDALIAGIPDVVRALVGEHFTGVG
- a CDS encoding helix-turn-helix domain-containing protein; amino-acid sequence: MSEQEDAASVAAFAALLTRLKERTDRSYGQLARRLAMNTSTLHRYCAGETVPLDFAPVERFAALCGATPEERHELHRRWLLAVAARQRTRPQEPTPTPTAPPVEPAVEANEADPVTVVRAPEPPRPWYRRRRVLVASAVAVALIATLGSLSALSDDRSSAADSVRPTDPALSTSAAPASPGPTSSRKKPSASASPSRGTPSPSGSGTGRPRPGTSAKGGGSPTGGAAPGAAVPLSWTVNSHVWNAGCGHHYVIDKPSAQVPPPPVAQDAATWAAAQGALHGGETMVQVSVQGRSSTAVVLEALRVRVVGRSAPAQGNSYAMDNGCGGALTPRQFSVDLDADRPIARSEAGNDGENEIPAIRMPYRVSAEDPEILLVTARTVTCDCGWYLELDWSSQGRTGTARIDDHGTPFRTTGYKKLPQYSYDYSNRKWVSED
- a CDS encoding PucR family transcriptional regulator translates to MRLRALLDTDALGLRLLGGEDELDRTVRGVMTTDLRDPSRYLSGGELVLTGLAWRRDAADSDAFVRILVQAGVAALAAGEAELGDVPDDLVQACTRNRLPLFAVHESVAFATITEHVVRQVSGERAGDLAAVVDRHRRMMTSGPAGGGPDVVLDLLGSDLDLRAWVLSPTGRLIAGSKTTGPALPADICAKLAAEHLAAARTGRRGPHRLTLGSTTYSLFPVRSSGRSPQASRDVRETVLSDWLLAVEADAGDWPEERLDLLQGVTQLIAVERDRRDAARTVRRRLAQEILELVQTGAAPAEIAARLRVAAPVLLPGLGAAPHWQVVVARVEWDGGDIEGGVVAQSLLEEILVDPLAGGTEPSDRIAVAHTGDEAIALVPLPAMSTEHDGSETGILADVLLESVRDPLAAGLDDDGRVTLGVSAAVHSAEGLRGALEEARHARRVAAARPGRVCAAGHQELASHVLLLPFVPDDVRRAFTARLLDPLRDYDRRHRAELIPTLEAFLDCDGSWTRCATRLHLHVNTLRYRVGRIEQLTSRDLSRLEDKLDFFLALRMS
- a CDS encoding ATP-binding protein, with protein sequence MKRQARGGGPTAIGAFSVETVEDRAVSVGEPAPAVSLRRRLGRADLRAVPEVRRALRELLGPWGRPGRSEIAELLTSELVTNALVHTDHDAVLTATVGPRGLRVEVRDFVARRPRLRVPNADDGTHGRGLFLVQSLADAWGVRAHGVGKAVWFELDAGAA
- a CDS encoding DUF2637 domain-containing protein produces the protein MRLTDISLNWLLPGAVLLLGMLAAMAVLARSKRSSGEHAKDDSWERSEERRRRKEAIYGTASYVLLFCCAAVAAALSFHGLVGFGQQNLNLSGGWEYLVPFGLDGAAMFCSVLAVREASHGDAALGSRILVWTFAGAAAWFNWVHAPRGLGHDGAPQFFSGMSLSAAVLFDRALKQTRRAALREQGLVPRPLPQIRVVRWLRAPRETYKAWSLMLLENVRSLDEAVDEVREDQRQKETNRLRRREADRLERAQLKAISRGHRGFIGRGGGRQVETQALERGGDRATAEPAISTTPEQLPVRSRPSLQPVRQGTEPITVDLTAEDDTMALPRLDSLERKLKDLEQQFG
- a CDS encoding (2Fe-2S)-binding protein → MPAPGSALTDAYNRLTEVFPGMTVRELGPAEPAPRGGGWVGAHALAAGGDGLDAFLVWDDAQVRRDHGRPGRPDVIASFGLHRYAWPACLLITLPWFLHRRVPRFPVTRVSYDRTRGPMDFAVRAGAFACLPGDPAAALPGARVIPDEEALRAEVRDAVAEHMEPLLAGFGPRMRRRGRALWGMVTDEVVEGLWYVAGLLGEHERRRAERELELLLPGTTKPYVGSAAFRELSGPAGEPLPTRDRISCCMYYTLEPQDTCATCPRTCDADRVVKLLAAAAS